The Agrobacterium cucumeris genome has a segment encoding these proteins:
- a CDS encoding LysR family transcriptional regulator, with protein MVRQFLPLNGLRAFEASARHLSFTRAAIELCVTQAAVSQQVKVLEKRLGVSLFQRLPRGLKITAEGEALLPTVTSSFDQMATTLDRIEAGQVRELLFLGVVGTFAVGWLLPRLQEFQKQHPFIDIRVSTNNNRVDMAAEGLDFAIRFGQGSWHGTDAFRLFDAPLSPLCTPKLAETLKTPADLVEATLLRSYRSDEWSTWFSAAGVTPAAQVNAGIVFDTSLGMMEAALQGLGVALAPPSMFSRHLASGAIIQPFPVTISLGSYWLTRLQSKPQTSAMQAFSDWMSTHADFA; from the coding sequence ATGGTTCGGCAATTTCTTCCCCTCAACGGTCTTCGGGCCTTCGAGGCATCGGCAAGACACCTCAGCTTCACGCGTGCAGCCATCGAACTCTGCGTCACGCAGGCGGCAGTGAGCCAGCAGGTGAAGGTGCTGGAAAAGCGGCTGGGCGTCTCGCTGTTTCAACGGCTTCCACGCGGGCTGAAAATCACCGCCGAGGGTGAAGCGCTTCTGCCCACCGTCACCAGTTCCTTCGACCAGATGGCGACTACGCTCGACAGGATCGAGGCCGGACAGGTGCGCGAATTGCTGTTTCTGGGGGTCGTCGGCACCTTTGCCGTCGGCTGGCTCCTGCCGCGATTGCAGGAATTTCAAAAACAGCATCCCTTCATCGATATCAGGGTTTCCACCAACAATAACCGGGTGGACATGGCGGCCGAAGGGCTGGATTTTGCCATTCGTTTCGGTCAGGGCTCATGGCACGGCACCGATGCCTTCCGGCTTTTCGATGCGCCGCTTTCACCCCTCTGCACGCCCAAGCTGGCGGAGACTTTAAAAACGCCGGCCGATCTTGTCGAGGCGACGCTTTTGCGCAGCTACCGGTCCGATGAATGGAGCACATGGTTTTCGGCCGCCGGCGTGACCCCGGCAGCGCAGGTGAATGCCGGGATCGTTTTCGACACCTCGCTCGGCATGATGGAGGCCGCACTGCAGGGGCTGGGCGTGGCGCTGGCGCCGCCATCGATGTTTTCGCGGCATCTGGCGTCCGGGGCAATCATCCAGCCCTTCCCCGTCACCATATCGCTTGGAAGCTACTGGCTGACCCGGCTGCAATCAAAACCGCAGACATCCGCCATGCAGGCCTTCTCGGACTGGATGTCGACCCATGCCGACTTTGCCTGA
- a CDS encoding MFS transporter, with protein MRRQYVLLLIALTQITGWGSVGILPVLAGPVAAEFATSLPSVFVGTSVMFGAMGLAAPWVGRAFRRFGARRVMAAGAGLMGLGLSLLGLSVNLTMFWMSWALTGLAGAMFLTTSAYAYIAEYAEDQARSLIGTLMLVTGLAGSIFWPVTTFLDHGLGWRAVVLVYAGTMTMVVCPLVLFGLPATHQAAPAAAGHGNRRKGRVFMFLVAAIALNSFVTFGIDAIGIQLLQAMGMELASAVAVASLLGVFKVGGRVIDLVCGRRWDGLSTAVVSGAMIPVGLVAIWLGGAGFLAVGGYLMLFGVGSGAFAVARATMPLVFFEKSDYAAAMATIALPMNLINALAPPVLAALMGGIGPQAVFAVHGIMSTAAFAVLLQLNNMRVRQAVAE; from the coding sequence ATGCGCCGCCAATATGTTCTTCTCCTCATTGCCCTTACGCAGATTACCGGCTGGGGTTCGGTGGGAATCCTGCCGGTGCTTGCCGGTCCGGTCGCGGCGGAGTTTGCGACCTCCCTTCCATCGGTTTTTGTTGGAACCTCCGTCATGTTCGGGGCTATGGGACTTGCCGCGCCGTGGGTCGGTCGGGCGTTCCGCCGGTTTGGCGCGCGGCGGGTCATGGCGGCCGGCGCCGGCCTCATGGGATTAGGCCTCTCCCTGCTTGGCTTGTCTGTGAACCTCACGATGTTCTGGATGAGCTGGGCCCTGACAGGGCTTGCGGGGGCGATGTTCCTCACAACCTCCGCTTATGCCTATATTGCCGAATATGCCGAGGATCAGGCACGCAGCCTGATTGGGACACTTATGCTGGTGACCGGCCTCGCCGGCAGCATCTTCTGGCCAGTCACCACGTTCCTTGACCATGGGTTGGGGTGGCGCGCTGTTGTCCTCGTTTATGCCGGCACCATGACCATGGTTGTCTGCCCGCTGGTATTGTTCGGTTTGCCGGCTACACATCAAGCGGCTCCTGCGGCAGCGGGTCATGGCAACCGGAGAAAGGGACGGGTCTTCATGTTCCTGGTCGCTGCCATCGCCCTGAACAGCTTTGTCACCTTTGGCATTGATGCCATTGGCATACAGCTTTTGCAGGCGATGGGAATGGAACTTGCAAGCGCTGTCGCTGTCGCCTCGCTGCTTGGTGTTTTCAAGGTTGGCGGTCGCGTCATCGATCTCGTGTGCGGGCGAAGATGGGACGGATTGTCCACTGCGGTCGTATCGGGTGCGATGATCCCCGTGGGCCTTGTTGCGATATGGCTCGGAGGAGCGGGGTTTCTCGCCGTGGGTGGTTATCTCATGTTGTTCGGCGTCGGTAGCGGGGCTTTCGCGGTGGCGCGGGCAACCATGCCGCTGGTGTTTTTTGAAAAATCCGACTACGCGGCCGCGATGGCTACCATCGCACTGCCGATGAACCTTATCAATGCCCTGGCTCCCCCGGTTCTGGCGGCGTTGATGGGCGGTATCGGCCCGCAGGCGGTGTTTGCGGTGCACGGGATCATGAGCACGGCAGCATTCGCGGTTTTGTTGCAGCTGAACAATATGAGGGTGCGGCAAGCTGTGGCTGAGTAA
- a CDS encoding solute carrier family 23 protein, which yields MSDTGGYFPRWRLKTEGRIMPDERLPAGQTAVLGLQHVVAMFGSTVLAPLIMGFDPNVSILFSGISTLIFFIAVGGRVPSYLGSSFAFIGPVLVATGAAAGAASPNIALALGGIIAAGVLYALIGVIVMIAGHNWIERLMPPVLTGAIVAAIGLVLAPIAIASASGTGPGNPDGDQLSRWIAILTVTSVGAIAVYAPGMARRLPILLGGAIAYIAYLVLANGFGLGKPVDFSGVAAASWFGLPTFTTPVFSASAIALIAPVVVILVAENLGHIKAIGAMTGRNLDPYLGRAFIGDGIATIFSGAFGGTGMTTYAENMGVMAITRIFSTLVFIVAALVAIILGFSPKFGALIQTIPGPVIGGLSVVVFGLIAATAGRIWVENKVDFSEPRNLITVGIALVLGAGNFKLNVGGFTLDGIGTATIGAIVFYHLLSLGAPAQGKSR from the coding sequence ATGAGCGATACAGGTGGCTATTTTCCGCGCTGGCGACTGAAAACCGAAGGGCGCATCATGCCGGATGAGCGGTTGCCCGCCGGGCAGACCGCGGTTCTCGGTTTGCAGCATGTTGTCGCCATGTTCGGCTCCACGGTGCTTGCGCCACTGATCATGGGGTTCGATCCGAACGTCTCCATCCTGTTTTCGGGCATCTCGACGCTGATCTTCTTCATCGCCGTCGGTGGCCGCGTGCCGAGCTATCTCGGTTCGTCTTTCGCTTTCATCGGTCCCGTGCTGGTGGCAACCGGTGCCGCAGCCGGTGCGGCGAGCCCGAATATCGCGCTTGCCCTTGGCGGCATCATTGCCGCGGGCGTGCTTTATGCCCTGATCGGCGTTATCGTCATGATTGCCGGCCACAACTGGATTGAACGGCTGATGCCGCCGGTCCTGACCGGTGCCATCGTTGCGGCGATCGGTCTGGTGCTTGCGCCGATTGCCATAGCCAGCGCCTCCGGCACCGGCCCCGGCAATCCCGATGGCGACCAGCTGTCGCGCTGGATTGCGATTTTGACCGTCACATCCGTCGGTGCAATCGCGGTCTATGCGCCCGGCATGGCGCGGCGCCTGCCCATCCTTCTCGGTGGCGCCATTGCCTATATCGCCTATCTGGTGCTGGCCAACGGCTTCGGTCTCGGCAAGCCCGTGGATTTTTCAGGCGTTGCGGCCGCATCCTGGTTTGGACTGCCGACATTTACCACGCCGGTATTTTCTGCCTCGGCAATCGCGCTGATCGCGCCTGTCGTCGTCATTCTGGTGGCGGAAAATCTCGGGCATATCAAGGCGATCGGCGCGATGACCGGCCGCAATCTCGATCCCTATCTCGGCCGCGCCTTCATCGGTGATGGCATCGCCACCATCTTTTCCGGCGCGTTTGGCGGAACCGGGATGACGACCTATGCCGAAAACATGGGCGTCATGGCGATTACCCGCATTTTCTCGACGCTGGTTTTCATCGTTGCGGCGCTGGTTGCCATCATTCTCGGCTTCTCGCCGAAATTCGGCGCGCTGATCCAGACGATACCGGGGCCCGTCATCGGCGGCCTGTCCGTCGTGGTGTTCGGCCTGATCGCGGCGACCGCCGGGCGCATCTGGGTCGAGAACAAGGTCGATTTTTCCGAGCCGCGCAATCTCATCACCGTGGGTATCGCGCTGGTGCTGGGTGCCGGCAACTTCAAGCTGAATGTCGGCGGTTTCACGCTGGATGGTATCGGCACGGCGACGATCGGCGCCATTGTCTTTTATCATCTCCTCAGCCTCGGCGCTCCGGCCCAGGGGAAATCACGCTAG
- a CDS encoding tyrosyl-tRNA deacylase codes for MNNVVNLESRETKLNSAIDADVEAIVSKPEFSLPKADTALVRYYVDKIQGTYDVERAKRDTDNAIDLLYIAYNTTPQEEGKIRGRISAIMDSLITAQQSSERTMKHAMDVANRIRISVDDLFPDWLDVREGNDQSEIKAFVSNDLIKLAKNIRDKALEVRDDLLEVASTYDGIIKATAQITDASEMVLSKRLEDKATMEREIREADARRQQLESLVNDLKAQVAEFEKKAREYEKRANTAEERAFIMSIVRVGAQMISSAIPAIAMVAGGPASMLASSVGGALSGQPKGGQDVDGQGQGGGSRTPTTGGGKADGAATQSKLSEQKAELRKSEEKRDTLKTDIKALEDSRSALAKDAEGTDPKSSKAVELAELDKRLTARAAELKTQEEKIASQQTLISSLQASLDALDKGLGKLTDEQQQQAASLREMQMKMIDKAESYENERRTQAAELIKINALLKGKQAEDDKIKLAVQSLNVSITALKRMKEIIEEIAFFFKSFADFMQAVADDAEHQIKAIDNVAELEVIRKNRLAQLVRSVNEFFVRQTAQWYAVGTVSDRFNRSFADGWSKLNKLQGTYLTGTGLTNYMAEASEKLSAIVAEREAAADAKIASLQAYRQDLNKSA; via the coding sequence ATGAATAATGTCGTCAATCTCGAAAGCCGGGAAACCAAACTCAACAGCGCGATCGATGCCGATGTCGAAGCGATCGTGTCGAAGCCGGAATTCAGCCTTCCCAAGGCGGATACGGCGCTCGTCCGGTATTATGTTGATAAAATCCAGGGGACCTACGATGTCGAGCGCGCCAAGCGCGACACCGACAATGCGATCGACCTGCTCTACATCGCTTACAACACCACGCCGCAAGAGGAGGGCAAAATTCGCGGACGCATCAGCGCCATCATGGACAGCTTGATAACCGCGCAGCAGAGCAGTGAACGCACCATGAAACATGCGATGGATGTTGCCAATCGCATCCGCATTTCAGTCGACGACCTCTTCCCGGACTGGCTGGATGTCCGCGAGGGAAATGACCAGAGCGAGATCAAGGCCTTCGTCTCCAATGACCTGATAAAGCTCGCGAAAAATATCCGCGACAAGGCGTTGGAAGTGCGGGACGACCTGCTTGAGGTCGCCTCCACCTATGATGGCATCATCAAGGCAACGGCGCAGATCACCGATGCGAGCGAAATGGTCTTGAGCAAGCGTCTCGAAGACAAGGCGACCATGGAGCGGGAAATCCGCGAGGCCGATGCGCGGCGCCAGCAGCTGGAATCGCTTGTGAACGATCTGAAGGCACAGGTTGCGGAGTTCGAAAAGAAGGCCCGTGAATATGAAAAGCGGGCCAATACGGCAGAGGAGCGCGCCTTCATCATGTCGATCGTCCGGGTCGGCGCGCAGATGATTTCAAGCGCCATTCCCGCCATCGCCATGGTGGCGGGCGGTCCTGCCTCCATGCTGGCCTCGTCGGTCGGCGGCGCGCTTTCGGGACAGCCCAAGGGCGGCCAGGATGTGGACGGGCAGGGGCAGGGTGGCGGCTCCCGCACACCGACAACCGGCGGCGGAAAGGCGGATGGGGCCGCCACGCAGAGCAAGCTTTCCGAGCAGAAGGCCGAACTGCGTAAGAGCGAGGAAAAACGCGACACCTTGAAGACGGATATCAAGGCGCTGGAAGACAGCAGGTCGGCGCTGGCGAAAGATGCCGAGGGCACCGATCCGAAATCGAGCAAGGCCGTGGAACTTGCCGAACTTGATAAGCGTCTGACCGCGCGCGCCGCGGAACTGAAGACGCAGGAGGAGAAGATCGCAAGTCAGCAGACTCTGATTTCCAGTCTGCAGGCTTCACTCGACGCGCTCGACAAGGGGCTGGGCAAGCTCACCGACGAGCAGCAGCAACAGGCCGCAAGCCTGCGCGAAATGCAGATGAAGATGATCGACAAGGCGGAATCCTATGAGAACGAACGCCGTACCCAGGCCGCCGAACTCATAAAGATCAACGCTCTGCTGAAGGGAAAGCAGGCTGAGGACGATAAGATCAAGCTTGCGGTTCAATCCCTCAACGTCAGCATTACGGCGCTGAAACGCATGAAGGAAATCATTGAGGAAATCGCATTTTTCTTCAAAAGTTTCGCCGATTTCATGCAGGCCGTGGCCGACGATGCCGAGCACCAGATCAAGGCGATCGACAATGTGGCCGAGCTGGAGGTCATTCGCAAGAACCGTCTCGCCCAGCTCGTTCGCTCCGTCAACGAGTTCTTCGTCAGGCAGACCGCCCAATGGTATGCGGTCGGGACCGTCAGCGACAGGTTCAACCGCAGCTTTGCGGACGGATGGTCAAAGCTCAATAAGCTGCAGGGGACATACCTCACCGGCACCGGCCTGACGAACTATATGGCGGAAGCCTCGGAAAAGCTCTCGGCCATCGTCGCCGAACGCGAAGCCGCAGCGGATGCAAAAATTGCGTCGTTGCAGGCCTATCGTCAGGACCTGAACAAAAGCGCCTGA
- the chrA gene encoding chromate efflux transporter → MKPSTQAVPAETDRKQTGTPGEVFAAFLKLGVTSFGGPIAHLGYFRDELVVRRKWIDEAGYADLVALCQFLPGPASSQVGFALGLLRAGPLGALMAWTAFTLPSAVLLLLFATIAASIEGPVGTGLLHGLKIVAVAVVAQAVWGMAKSLAPDRQRASIALSGIVCVVFLAGAFGQILALAVGAVAGLVFCRNGAVREAAHLQFRVPKSVGYIALAAFILLLGLLPLLAAVAGSQGLSLFDAFYRAGALVFGGGHVVLPLLQSEVVATGWVTEDAFIAGYGATQAVPGPLFTFAAYLGAVVGPQPNGVFGAAIALVAIFLPGMLLLIGALPFWEGFRRHLLAQAAMRGANAAVVGILGAALYDPVWTSAIFTSKDFTLALAGFILLTVWKAPPWVVVVICAAGGVLLALL, encoded by the coding sequence GTGAAGCCGTCAACGCAAGCAGTGCCAGCCGAAACCGACAGAAAACAAACCGGTACCCCTGGTGAAGTTTTCGCCGCCTTCCTGAAACTTGGCGTCACCTCTTTCGGTGGTCCCATCGCCCATCTCGGTTATTTTCGCGATGAGCTGGTCGTGCGGCGCAAATGGATCGACGAGGCCGGTTATGCCGATCTTGTGGCGCTCTGTCAGTTTCTTCCCGGCCCGGCCTCCAGCCAGGTGGGTTTTGCGCTCGGGCTTTTGAGGGCCGGGCCGCTCGGCGCTCTCATGGCATGGACGGCCTTTACCCTGCCATCCGCCGTCCTGCTTTTGCTGTTCGCCACCATTGCCGCTTCCATCGAAGGTCCGGTTGGCACCGGCCTGCTGCATGGCCTCAAGATCGTCGCCGTCGCCGTGGTGGCGCAGGCAGTCTGGGGCATGGCAAAAAGCCTTGCGCCGGATCGGCAGCGGGCCAGCATTGCGCTTTCCGGCATCGTTTGCGTGGTGTTTCTGGCTGGAGCCTTCGGGCAAATCCTGGCACTTGCCGTCGGTGCCGTTGCCGGGCTTGTCTTCTGTCGTAACGGTGCGGTGCGGGAAGCTGCCCATCTTCAGTTTCGGGTGCCAAAAAGCGTCGGATATATCGCACTCGCGGCCTTCATCCTGCTTCTCGGCCTGCTGCCGCTGCTTGCGGCGGTGGCGGGATCACAGGGACTCTCCTTGTTCGATGCGTTTTATCGTGCCGGCGCACTGGTCTTCGGCGGCGGGCATGTGGTTCTGCCGCTGCTGCAATCCGAAGTCGTCGCCACTGGCTGGGTGACGGAAGATGCATTTATCGCTGGCTATGGAGCGACACAGGCCGTTCCCGGCCCGCTATTCACTTTCGCCGCCTATCTCGGCGCGGTGGTGGGACCGCAGCCGAACGGCGTTTTCGGTGCGGCCATCGCCCTTGTCGCGATCTTCCTGCCGGGCATGCTGCTTCTCATCGGCGCGCTGCCCTTCTGGGAAGGGTTTCGCCGGCATCTTTTGGCGCAGGCGGCCATGCGGGGTGCAAATGCCGCCGTCGTCGGCATTCTCGGCGCCGCACTTTATGACCCGGTTTGGACCAGCGCCATCTTCACGTCCAAGGATTTCACGCTGGCGCTTGCGGGTTTCATCCTGTTGACGGTGTGGAAGGCCCCGCCATGGGTCGTGGTGGTGATCTGTGCTGCCGGCGGCGTTCTGCTGGCATTGCTGTAA
- a CDS encoding sensor domain-containing diguanylate cyclase: MTMRFTQLRLAGPAAVLIAILLAGLAAIPYYGVARLDAELRERQETLVGRNISIWISEVEFALTAWTIWDESIAKIDNSFDPEWTDRNIGRSLIGTSRTRFVSILNGDGDLIYSKTDDEVLQRPFFARGADVVTQDAHSLVDAVREKERGERPEGIPQPIAFSKIEVIGDDAVLLTASLFQSDFRTATPRGERAPVLISAIPIGGSLQEFLGNRFLLDDASVGPAGSVPADRARVEIAMGPNGQAQALSWQPLTPARDLLRQSMPLAVTVLVVLIAGGIFAVRISRRAVHSLVEAERQMRHAATHDFLTGLANRSLVASEFSRLSQQGDLTVACLDLDGFKAINDSHGHAAGDALLKAVATRLRAACHDRDVVFRLGGDEFAVLMPAISLAEAEMRCRQLCLLLSEPYVVDDSMMIIGASFGLSSVIGAETSCDEAFRCADEALYRAKGEGRGKVMTSICEIEPVRRFG, encoded by the coding sequence ATGACGATGCGTTTCACCCAACTCAGGCTTGCCGGACCGGCCGCAGTGCTTATCGCCATATTGCTGGCAGGGCTGGCGGCCATTCCCTATTATGGTGTTGCGCGTCTCGATGCGGAGCTTCGCGAGCGGCAGGAAACCCTGGTAGGACGCAATATCTCCATATGGATTTCCGAAGTGGAGTTTGCGCTGACCGCATGGACGATCTGGGATGAATCCATCGCCAAGATCGACAATTCATTCGATCCGGAATGGACCGACCGGAACATCGGACGGTCGCTCATCGGCACTTCGCGTACACGTTTCGTCAGCATTCTCAACGGCGACGGCGATCTGATCTATTCGAAGACGGATGACGAGGTGTTGCAACGCCCGTTTTTTGCCCGCGGCGCGGATGTGGTTACGCAGGACGCGCATTCGCTTGTGGATGCCGTGCGCGAGAAGGAACGCGGCGAAAGGCCGGAGGGCATTCCGCAGCCGATCGCCTTCAGCAAGATCGAAGTGATCGGTGATGACGCCGTCCTTTTGACAGCCAGCCTCTTCCAGTCGGACTTCAGGACGGCGACACCCCGGGGTGAACGGGCGCCGGTGCTCATTTCCGCAATCCCCATCGGCGGCAGCCTGCAGGAATTTCTCGGAAACCGATTCCTTCTGGACGATGCTTCCGTCGGGCCGGCCGGCAGCGTTCCGGCAGACCGCGCAAGGGTGGAAATTGCCATGGGGCCGAATGGTCAGGCACAGGCGCTGTCCTGGCAACCGCTGACCCCGGCGCGGGATCTGCTCCGTCAGTCCATGCCGCTTGCCGTCACGGTTCTTGTCGTCCTCATAGCCGGTGGCATCTTCGCGGTGCGGATTTCCCGCCGTGCGGTTCATTCGCTTGTCGAGGCCGAAAGACAGATGCGACACGCAGCTACTCATGATTTCCTCACCGGGCTGGCCAACAGGTCGCTCGTCGCATCCGAATTCTCAAGGTTGTCGCAGCAGGGAGACCTGACTGTCGCCTGTCTTGATCTCGACGGTTTCAAGGCCATCAATGACAGCCACGGACACGCCGCCGGGGATGCCTTGCTCAAGGCGGTTGCCACCCGCCTTCGCGCTGCCTGTCACGACCGCGACGTGGTGTTCCGCTTGGGCGGTGACGAGTTTGCCGTGCTGATGCCCGCCATTTCCCTTGCCGAAGCCGAGATGCGCTGCCGGCAGCTGTGCCTACTTCTCTCCGAGCCCTATGTTGTCGATGACAGCATGATGATCATCGGTGCGTCCTTCGGGTTGAGCAGCGTCATCGGGGCGGAAACGTCCTGCGACGAGGCCTTCCGCTGCGCTGACGAAGCGCTTTACCGCGCCAAGGGTGAAGGGCGCGGCAAGGTGATGACATCGATCTGTGAGATTGAACCCGTTCGCCGGTTTGGCTGA
- the ampC gene encoding class C beta-lactamase, with protein MKLNHGHIALAALLSAGLFTQASAADEAKLKAITDAAIKPVMQKNGIPGLAVAISMNGENHVFTYGVMSKSTGQPVTPQTLFELGSISKTFTVALSTYAEMNGQLSLSGKVADYLPSMKGKPFGDVALMHLGTHTAGGFPLQVPDNIKTEQQLLTYLKTWKPSYKAGTHRTYANPSIGMLGYVTAKAMGQSFDDAMQGTLLPGLGLKNTFTVVPKAKMADYAQGYKRNGDPARVTPAILSSEAYGVKSSASDMIRFVNANMGLETLDGKMQQALLNTHTGYFSVGAMVQDMVWEQYAYPVALKTLVDANSGALLKTVPVSEITPPMKPRQDVLINKTGSTNGFGAYVAFIPKQKHGVVLLANKNYPNEDRVALAYEILTALDRAE; from the coding sequence ATGAAACTCAATCACGGACATATCGCCCTTGCAGCACTGCTCTCGGCCGGCCTGTTCACACAGGCTTCTGCCGCCGATGAAGCGAAGCTGAAGGCGATAACGGATGCCGCGATAAAGCCGGTGATGCAGAAAAACGGCATTCCGGGTCTCGCCGTCGCCATCAGTATGAATGGCGAAAATCACGTCTTCACCTATGGCGTCATGTCCAAAAGCACCGGCCAGCCCGTCACGCCACAGACCTTGTTCGAGCTCGGCTCGATCAGCAAGACATTCACGGTCGCGCTCAGCACCTATGCCGAGATGAACGGCCAGCTGTCGCTGTCCGGCAAGGTCGCGGATTATCTTCCGTCGATGAAAGGCAAGCCGTTCGGCGATGTCGCGCTGATGCATCTCGGCACCCACACCGCAGGCGGATTCCCGCTGCAGGTGCCGGACAACATCAAGACAGAACAGCAGCTGCTCACCTATCTCAAGACCTGGAAACCCTCATACAAGGCCGGAACCCACCGCACCTATGCCAATCCCAGCATCGGAATGCTCGGTTATGTCACCGCAAAGGCCATGGGCCAGAGCTTTGATGACGCGATGCAAGGCACGCTGCTGCCCGGGCTGGGGCTGAAGAACACCTTCACCGTGGTGCCCAAGGCAAAGATGGCGGATTATGCCCAAGGCTATAAGAGAAATGGCGACCCGGCCCGCGTGACACCGGCCATCCTTTCTTCGGAGGCTTACGGCGTCAAATCATCGGCAAGCGACATGATCCGTTTCGTCAACGCCAATATGGGCCTTGAGACACTGGACGGAAAAATGCAGCAGGCGCTTCTCAACACCCACACGGGCTATTTCAGTGTCGGCGCGATGGTGCAGGACATGGTCTGGGAACAATATGCTTATCCCGTTGCCCTGAAGACGCTGGTGGACGCGAATTCCGGCGCCCTTTTGAAGACGGTTCCGGTCTCCGAAATCACCCCGCCGATGAAGCCGCGTCAGGACGTCCTCATCAACAAGACGGGCTCCACCAACGGTTTTGGGGCCTATGTGGCTTTCATACCAAAGCAGAAGCACGGCGTCGTTCTTCTGGCCAATAAAAACTATCCCAATGAGGATCGTGTCGCCCTGGCCTATGAGATTTTGACGGCGCTCGACAGGGCGGAGTGA
- a CDS encoding 3'-5' exonuclease, with protein MSSQLDFFGSVAARLPQGERGRKAAGRETVQKNVADDETLAGYLESTGNYRVSRRLMPRTVVDRPRPEFPRQGIILDTETTGLNHRTDEIIEIGVIAFTFDDHGAIGDVTGVYGGLRQPGVTIPEEITRLTGITDQMVAGQVIDMDRLSALVARADLIIAHNAGFDRPFCEAFSPIFREKAWACSVSEIDWRARGFEGSKLAYLIGQSGYFHDGHRAVDDCFALLEVLGHARAGQDEAPFAELYQASQRSRVRIYAENSPFDMKDHLKKRGYRWSDGSDGRPKAWWVEVAEEKLDEELHFLRTEIYRWEADPPVKHLTAFDRFKAN; from the coding sequence ATGAGCTCCCAGTTGGATTTTTTCGGTTCCGTGGCAGCGCGGCTTCCCCAGGGTGAACGGGGGCGAAAAGCGGCCGGCCGCGAAACGGTGCAGAAGAACGTCGCGGATGACGAGACGCTTGCTGGATATCTTGAATCCACCGGAAATTACCGTGTTTCACGCCGGCTCATGCCGCGTACCGTCGTTGACAGACCGCGGCCGGAGTTCCCCCGTCAGGGCATTATCCTCGATACCGAAACCACGGGCCTCAATCATCGAACCGACGAAATCATCGAGATCGGCGTCATCGCCTTCACATTCGACGATCATGGCGCGATCGGCGATGTTACCGGCGTCTATGGCGGCCTGCGGCAGCCTGGCGTCACTATCCCGGAAGAGATCACGCGCCTGACCGGGATTACCGACCAGATGGTTGCCGGACAGGTGATCGACATGGACCGCCTGAGCGCGCTTGTTGCCCGGGCGGATCTGATCATCGCCCATAATGCCGGCTTTGACCGTCCGTTCTGCGAGGCCTTCTCGCCGATTTTCCGCGAGAAGGCATGGGCCTGTTCGGTTTCCGAGATCGACTGGCGGGCGCGGGGTTTTGAGGGCAGCAAACTTGCCTATCTCATCGGACAATCCGGTTATTTCCACGACGGCCATCGCGCCGTCGATGATTGTTTTGCGCTTCTGGAAGTGCTGGGTCACGCCCGTGCGGGACAGGACGAAGCGCCCTTCGCAGAACTGTACCAGGCAAGCCAGCGCTCCCGGGTTCGCATTTATGCGGAAAACAGCCCCTTCGACATGAAGGATCATCTGAAAAAGCGCGGCTATCGTTGGTCGGACGGTTCGGATGGCCGACCCAAAGCCTGGTGGGTGGAAGTGGCCGAAGAAAAGCTCGATGAGGAGCTGCATTTCCTGCGGACCGAGATTTACCGCTGGGAGGCCGATCCCCCGGTCAAGCATCTCACCGCCTTCGACCGCTTCAAGGCAAACTAG
- a CDS encoding GntR family transcriptional regulator → MTLPETTPAAVDATIEDRSLLIRESLRNAIIDRRLAPGTKLSEAEVGALFDVSRTVARAALQILAFEGLVKTERNRGAFVSTPSPEEARQIFASRRLIEPGIIAAAAQRITPADIVRFEHHLVDEAHYMNERGPAARRAEIKASGDFHLLLAALSGNLILQRFMDELVARSSLVVALYGRSGVSSCGHNEHLAILELVAKGDAKGASDLMIHHLDHIEADLDLQPKQGVSLRNALVPLS, encoded by the coding sequence ATGACCTTGCCTGAAACAACCCCCGCCGCCGTGGATGCCACAATCGAGGATCGCTCGCTGCTGATCCGCGAATCCCTGCGCAATGCCATCATCGACCGGCGGCTCGCGCCCGGAACCAAACTGTCGGAAGCCGAGGTTGGTGCACTCTTTGATGTCAGCCGCACGGTGGCGCGCGCCGCGTTGCAGATTTTGGCCTTCGAGGGGCTGGTAAAGACCGAGCGTAACCGCGGAGCCTTCGTTTCCACGCCCTCGCCGGAAGAGGCGCGCCAGATTTTCGCCTCGCGCCGCCTGATCGAGCCGGGCATCATCGCGGCGGCGGCGCAGCGCATCACGCCTGCGGATATTGTGCGGTTTGAGCATCACCTCGTCGACGAGGCACACTATATGAATGAACGGGGTCCGGCCGCGCGCCGGGCGGAAATAAAGGCCTCGGGCGATTTCCATCTCCTGCTCGCAGCCCTGTCCGGTAACCTCATCCTCCAGCGGTTTATGGATGAACTTGTCGCCCGTTCATCACTGGTCGTCGCCCTTTATGGCCGCTCAGGTGTTTCGAGCTGCGGCCACAATGAACACCTTGCCATTCTCGAGCTTGTCGCAAAGGGCGATGCAAAGGGCGCTTCGGATCTCATGATCCATCACCTCGATCATATCGAGGCCGATCTCGATCTGCAGCCGAAGCAGGGTGTCAGCCTGAGAAACGCGCTGGTACCACTTTCCTGA